The Mastacembelus armatus chromosome 9, fMasArm1.2, whole genome shotgun sequence genome contains a region encoding:
- the sgsm1a gene encoding small G protein signaling modulator 1 isoform X6, whose protein sequence is MDPVDGPILASLLVGPCALEYTKMKTADHFWTDPSADELVQRHRIHGGHCRQDSPTKRPALCIQKRHSSSSMDERPSPSPSAREYVESLHQNSRATLLFGKNNVLVQPKDDMEAIPGYLSLHQTADIMTLKWTPNQLMNGSVGDLDYERSMYWNYAMTIPLEEIVYLHCHQQVDSGGTVVLVSQDGIQRPPLHFPRGGHLLQFLSCLENGLLPHGQLDPPLWSQRGKGKVFPKLRKRGPQGSGSSDSVSDKEEDEATDYVFRILFPNSQSEFVTVTRPPHLTSSLSLQLSGQSLSKVGTLVVPKRSCSCPEESSSVTGSSLTPPDLMDQGATMWHPTLRKSSCSSCSQGSFSDGATPKGCNHERAPLKLLCDNMKYQIISRAFYGWLAYCRHLSTVRIHLSALVNHTIVAPDVPCDAYKGLTTDMWQKFLQDCTAYEEQELLRLVYFGGVDPSLRKEVWPFLLGHYQFGMSEAERKEVDEKVRVCYQQTMREWLGCEEIVRQREKEQHAAALAKCSSGASMDSSSQKMCHHDSTISNESQSSQSSDRQSMAHLQSDSSSSTQFFTSSHPFPWSSLLPFGLFFQVFESVEEVDQIETEPKNEEAKQVPRMPNGALQNGTSSPDSGHPSSRNFSITSGLSDGSFSTEDSTAPETTPRSAIVPQAPQSPVKPARVESEGLTEEMDSQVKGKAKEGEETPDVTKTAEITKTAGIQPDTKENVKMEGTKTEDKGLDTNTKGNKSSEERGKEVFSVDTMTVSAAATESNRALFEPGLKKIVGVSVKEPSKLEEKVESKTTKPQEVLLVEVKEKIPVQSVAPEVEKSLVLSADTRISRAREAYCASQKDEPQVLTESDDSPSAIEMEEIPKAKVSMVPWSRKGRCEASSSSEDSAPQAELRQEEEQGKPSPEGTESILSDEPEMESLYPHFDSLAGSGDTKNKATSEESAGSAFSQELLDLYTLNLHRIEKDVQRCDRNYWYFTPANLEKLRNIMCSYIWRHLDIGYVQGMCDLLAPLLVILDDEAMAFSCFTELMKRMNQNFPHGGAMDTHFANMRSLIQILDSELFELMHQNGDYTHFYFCYRWFLLDFKRELVYDDVFAVWETIWAAKYVSSSHFVLFIALALVEIYRDIILENNMDFTDIIKFFNEMAEHHNITQILTLARDLVYKVQMLIENK, encoded by the exons ATGGACCCTGTAGATGGACCAATCCTTGCCTCTTTGTTAG TTGGACCTTGTGCTTTGGAGTACACGAAGATGAAGACAGCTGATCACTTCTGGACAGATCCGTCTGCCGACGAGTTGGTGCAAAGACATCGCATCCATGGTGGTCACTGCAGGCAGGACTCCCCCACCAAGAGACCCGCACTGTGT ATCCAGAAGCGGCACTCCAGCAGCAGTATGGATGAACGCCCTTCCCCCTCGCCATCAGCTCGTGAATACGTAGAGTCCCTGCATCAGAACAGCAGGGCGACCCTTCTGTTTGGCAAAAACAATGTTCTTGTACAGCCG AAGGATGACATGGAGGCTATCCCTGGTTACCTCTCGCTCCACCAGACTGCCGACATCATGACGCTGAAGTGGACACCCAATCAGCTCATGAATGGCTCTGTTGGAGACTTGGACTATGAACGCAG CATGTACTGGAACTACGCCATGACAATCCCTCTGGAGGAGATAGTTTACTTGCACTGTCATCAGCAAG TGGACAGTGGGGGGACGGTGGTGCTGGTCAGTCAGGATGGGATCCAAAGACCTCCACTTCATTTCCCCAGAGGAGGCCACTTGCTCCAGTTCCTCTCCTGCCTGGAGAATGGCCTCCTTCCTCATGGCCAGCTGGACCCACCGCTCTGGTCCCAGAGGGGAAAG GGAAAGGTGTTTCCTAAACTGCGGAAGAGGGGTCCTCAGGGATCTGGATCCTCCGACTCAGTCTCAGATAAGGAGGAGGATGAGGCTACAGACTATGTCTTCCGCATCCTATTTCCAAACAGCCAGTCAGAGTTTG TGACGGTAACCCGTCCTCCCCATCTgacttcctctctctctcttcaacTGAGTGGACAGTCCCTCTCCAAAGTAGGGACGCTTGTTGTCCCCAAGAGGTCCTGCAGCTGTCCTGAAGAATCCTCCTCAGTCACAGGAAGCAGCT tGACTCCTCCTGACCTGATGGATCAGGGAGCCACAATGTGGCATCCCACTCTCAGGAAGTCCTCTTGTTCCTCATGTTCCCAGGGGAGCTTCTCTGATGGAGCAACACCCAAGGGGTGCAACCATGAGAG GGCTCctctgaagctgctgtgtgacaACATGAAGTATCAGATCATCTCTCGGGCATTTTACGGCT GGTTGGCATACTGCCGTCACCTATCTACTGTGCGTATACACCTCTCCGCTCTCGTCAATCACACCATCGTGGCACCAGATGTGCCATGTGACGCTTACAAAGGTCTCACCACAGACATGTGGCAGAAATTCCTGCAAGACTGCACA GCGTATGAGGAGCAGGAGCTGCTGCGTCTGGTCTACTTTGGTGGTGTGGACCCCTCACTGCGTAAAGAGGTGTGGCCTTTCCTGTTGGGCCATTACCAGTTTGGGATGTCAGAAGCTGAGAGGAAGGAG GTGGACGAAAAGGTCCGTGTGTGCTACCAACAGACCATGCGTGAGTGGCTCGGGTGTGAGGAGATTGTCCGACAGCGGGAGAAGGAGCAGCATGCTGCAGCGTTAGCAAAGTGCTCCTCTGGGGCAAGCATGGACAGTTCCAGTCAGAAGATGTGCCATCATGACTCCACCATCAGCAATGAG TCCCAGTCCTCCCAGAGCTCAGACAGGCAGAGCATGGCTCACCTGCAGAGtgactccagcagcagcacacag TTCTTCACATCCTCCCATCCCTTCCCTTGGAGTAGCTTGCTTCCCTTTGGCTTGTTCTTTCAGGTGTTTGAGTCCGTAGAGGAGGTGGACCAGATCGAGACAGAGCCCAAGAACGAAGAGGCCAAACAGGTGCCAAGGATGCCTAATGGAGCTCTGCAGAACGGGACAAGCTCTCCTGACTCTGGGCATCCGTCCTCCCGCAACTTCTCGATCACATCTGGCCTGTCAGATGGCTCATTCAGCACAGAGGACAGCACAGCACCCGAAACAACCCCGAGATCTGCAATTGTGCCTCAGGCACCACAGAGCCCAGTCAAACCTGCGCGGGTGGAGAGTGAAGGTCTGACAGAGGAAATGGACAGCCAGGTGAAAGGCAAAGcaaaggaaggagaagaaacACCTGACGTGACCAAAACTGCAGAAATTACCAAGACTGCAGGGATTCAACCtgacacaaaagaaaatgttaaaatggaaGGAACCAAGACTGAAGATAAAGGCCTGGATACAAACACTAAAGGGAATAAATCATcagaggaaagagggaaagaagTATTCAGTGTGGATACTATGACGGTATCAGCAGCTGCTACCGAATCCAATAGAGCACTCTTTGAACCAGGTCTCAAAAAAATAGTAGGAGTGAGTGTCAAGGAACCATCAAAGCTTGAAGAAAAGGTTGAATCAAAGACAACTAAACCACAAGAGGTTTTATTGGtggaagtgaaagaaaaaataccTGTACAGTCTGTGGCTCCTGAGGTGGAAAAGAGTCTCGTCCTCTCAGCAGACACAAGGATCTCGAGAGCGAGAGAAGCCTACTGTGCCTCTCAGAAAGACGAGCCTCAGGTCCTGACTGAATCTGATGATTCTCCCTCAGCCATAGAGATGGAGGAGATCCCCAAAGCCAAAGTTTCCATGGTGCCTTGGAGCAGAAAGGGACGTTGTGAAGCCTCGTCTTCCTCTGAGGACTCGGCCCCTCAGGCAGAGCTCAGGCAAGAAGAGGAGCAGGGAAAACCTAGTCCAGAGGGTACTGAGTCCATCCTGTCTGATGAGCCAGAGATGGAAAGCCTTTACCCTCACTTTGACTCTCTGGCTGGATCTGGAGACACCAAGAACAAAGCAACCTCTGAAGAATCTGCTGGCAGTGCCTTCTCT caaGAGCTTTTGGACTTGTATACATTAAATCTGCACCGCATTGAAAAGGACGTCCAGCGGTGTGACAGGAACTACTGGTACTTCACCCCTGCAAACCTGGAGAAACTGCGCAACATTATGTGCAG CTATATCTGGAGGCACCTTGACATTGGTTATGTGCAGGGCATGTGTGATCTGCTGGCTCCGCTTCTAGTCATTCTGGATGATG AGGCCATGGCCTTCAGCTGTTTTACTGAGCTCATGAAGAGAATGAATCAAAACTTCCCACATGGTGGAGCTATGGATACTCATTTTGCCAACATGCGCTCTCTAATTCAG ATACTGGATTCTGAACTGTTTGAGCTAATGCACCAGAATGGAGACTACACCCACTTCTACTTCTGCTACCGCTGGTTCCTCCTGGACTTCAAGCGGG AGTTGGTGTATGATGATGTTTTTGCAGTCTGGGAAACCATCTGGGCAGCCAAGTATGTCTCCTCTAGTCACTTTGTTCTCTTCATTGCTCTGGCACTGGTGGAAATCTACAGGGACATCATCCTGGAGAACAACATGGACTTCACAGACATCATTAAGTTCTTCAATG AAATGGCAGAGCACCACAATATAACGCAGATTTTGACCCTGGCCAGGGATCTGGTGTACAAGGTGCAGATGCTGATAGAGAACAAGTGA